Proteins encoded together in one Lathamus discolor isolate bLatDis1 chromosome 3, bLatDis1.hap1, whole genome shotgun sequence window:
- the FAM117B gene encoding protein FAM117B, whose product MSHQRVRRGGSPTPATSLAGGGAAAAGGGAGASGRLQPMRATVPFQLKQQQQQQQQQHGSPTRSGGASAPGGGLPRAAPASRSISPTRAAPTGGGGRGGPAMATQTPGGGGGGAAASAAAAAAASSRGSPTRAGGARGSPPRPHHLPPPPPPPLPPLGCGLSPCSSPVPPLPEGSAAAAGRVRHRRHSPEQGRSSPERKSPSSPVCKADKSRPPSSSPSNNIRRTSSLDTLAAPYLAGQWPRDNHGQAAPCMRDKATQTESAWAEEYLEKKRSSHKRSASWGSNGQLKEIAKLRQQLQRSKHSSRHHRDKERQSPFHGNHAAINHSQAPIPKSALVPVIPIAKSTGSRFRNSVEGLNQEIEIIIKETGDKEEQLVPQDIPDGHRAPPPLVQRSSSTRSIDTQTPGGADRGSNNSSRSQSVSPTSFLTISTEGSEESPCSTDDLLADSRDKENGNNSPLPKYATSPKPNNSYMFKREPPEGCEKVKVFEESLPKPLHEIPAFYCPDKNKVNFIPKSGSAFCLVSILKPLLPTQDLTLKGTTHSLTVSSSMTPSLLQPISMASLSTNTDQDRISRGTSTVIPQTSILQQSGPIEEAEG is encoded by the exons ATGTCCCACCAGCGCGTGAGGCGCGGCGGCTCCCCTACCCCGGCCACCTCCCTGGCGGGGGgaggcgcggcggcggcgggcggtgGAGCCGGAGCGAGCGGTCGCCTCCAGCCCATGCGGGCCACGGTGCCCTTCCagctcaagcagcagcagcagcagcagcagcagcaacatggCAGCCCCACGAGGAGCGGCGGCGCGAGCGCCCCGGGCGGGGGTCTCCCACGCGCGGCGCCGGCCTCGCGCAGCATCAGCCCCACGCGCGCGGCGCCcaccggcggcggcgggcgcggcggcCCCGCCATGGCCACGCAGACGCCGGGGGGAGGGGGCGGCGGCGCCGCCGCctcagccgccgccgccgccgccgcctcctcgcGGGGCAGCCCCACGCGTGCCGGCGGAGCGCGGGGGAGCCCCCCGCGGCCCCACcacctcccgccgccgccgcctcccccgctgccgccgctggGCTGCGGGCTCTCGCCGTGCTCCTCTCCCGTGCCTCCGCTGCCCGAGGGCAGCGCCGCAGCGGCGGGCAGGGTCCGGCACCGGCGGCACTCGCCGGAGCAAGGCAGGAGCTCCCCGGAGAGGAAGAGCCCCAGCTCCCCCGTCTGCAAAG CTGACAAATCAAGACCACCTTCATCAAGCCCTTCCAATAATATTCGCCGGACTTCCTCACTGGATACGCTTGCTGCTCCATACCTTGCTGGACAGTGGCCTCGTGATAATCATGGACAAGCTGCTCCATGTATGAGAGACAAAGCCACACAG ACAGAAAGTGCCTGGGCTGAAGAATatttggaaaagaagagaagctCACACAAACGTTCAGCATCATGGGGCAGCAATGGTCAACTCAAGGAG aTTGCAAAATTGCGTCAACAATTGCAGAGAAGCAAACACAGCAGTAGGCATCATCGTGATAAGGAAAGACAGTCTCCATTTCATGGTAACCATGCAGCCATTAACCACAGCCAG GCTCCCATCCCAAAGAGTGCTCTTGTTCCTGTGATACCTATTGCCAAATCAACAGGATCGCGATTCCGAAACAGTGTGGAAGGACTGAATCAGGAGATTGAGATAATAATTAAGGAGACAGGAGACAAAGAGGAACAACTTGTT CCTCAAGATATTCCAGATGGGCACCGTGCACCACCTCCGCTTGTTCAACGTAGTAGCAGTACTCGCAGCATTGATACCCAAACTCCTGGGGGAGCAGACAGGGGTAGTAACAACAGCAGCCGCTCCCAGTCAGTATCTCCAACCTCATTTCTTACCATCTCTACTGAAGGCAGTGAAGAAAGTCCATGTTCTACAGATGATCTTCTTGCTGATTCCAGAGATAAAG AGAATGGGAATAATTCTCCCTTGCCAAAATATGCTACCtcaccaaaacccaacaacagcTACATGTTCAAGCGTGAACCTCCGGAGGGCTGTGAAAAGGTTAAAGTGTTTGAGGAAAGCTT GCCAAAGCCATTGCATGAAATTCCAGCCTTCTACTGCCCTGACAAGAACAAAGTGAATTTCATTCCTAAAAGTGGCTCTGCTTTCTGTCTTGTCAGCATCCTCAAGCCACTTCTTCCAACACAGGATCTCACACTTAAGGGCACCACACACAGCCTGACTGTCTCCTCCAGCATGACACCCAGTTTGTTACAGCCCATTTCTATGGCCTCCTTGTCTACAAACACAGATCAAGACAGGATCTCTCGTGGAACAAGTACAGTAATACCACAGACCTCTATACTCCAGCAATCCGGACCTATTGAGGAAGCTGAAGGATAG